The Rubrobacter naiadicus DNA window TGCCACATGTGATAGACGTAGAGCACTACCGCAACGTAAGCCGGGCGAGCCTTGCGGAACGCGAACAGCTCAGGCGGAAGCTCGGGCTTCGGGGATGTACGTTCGTATACGTCGGTCGGCTGTGGTGGGGGAAGGGCCTCGACTACCTGCTGGACGCTTTCGGTGAGGTGCAGGAGCGGAGCAGGGAGCCGGTGAGCCTGCTCCTGGTGGGGGATGGTCCGGAGGAGGAGCGGCTTCGGCGTGTTTGCGAGGAGCGCGGTATCCGTAATGTGGTGTTCGCGGGCTTCAAGCAGAAGCCCGAGCTTCCGCGCTACTACGCGGCGGCCGACGTGTTCGTCTTCCCGACGCTCGGAGATCCGTACGGGCTCGTCGTGGATGAAGCGATGGCCTGTTCTCTGCCGGTGATAAGTACCAGCGCGGCCGGTGAGATCAGAGACCGCGTGGAGGAAGGAGTGAACGGCTACATGGTCCCGCCGGAGGACGGCCGGGCGCTAGCGGAGCGCATGCTGTGCCTTGCGGGTGATGCCGGGCTGCGCCGGAGGATGGGAGAGAGATCGTACGAGAAGATCGACGGGCACACTCCTGAGAAGTGGGCCGAGGATTTCGAGAAGATCGTCTTCAGTTTGCTGCACGAGAAGGCTCCGTAGCATGACCGTTGTCTATCACTTTCTCTGCCAATGGAGGATCGAGGTTTGACTGGCTGGAGCATGAACTTTCGCCTGATCGGACCTTTGGTAAGTTCTGAGGTGCTGGAAGGGCTACCCGACAACTGCCGCTACGATGGTATCTCGCTGCCCGGTGGCGTGGCGGAAGCGATGAGGCGGTCGGACATCTTCGTGCTGCCCACGCTCGAGGACGCTTATAGCTTGGTGGTCCTTGAGGCCATGGCCTCAGGCCTCCCGGTCGTCACCACGACGAACAGTGGCGCTGGGGAGATCACAGAAGATGGCAGGGATGGTCTGATCGTTCCCGCTGGTGATGCCAGTGTTCTTGCTGGAGCCATACACCGGATGGTCGAAGAACCGGAGCTGCGCTTCGGCCTTGGTGATGCGGCCCGCTACAAGGTGGAAGAGAGCTACTCGTGGGAAACGTATGGAGAGAAAGTTCTGTCGGCTATCGGTGGGCTGGATGCGAGAGTTGCGTGATGTGATCTCAGTTCTGAGATCTGCTGCCGATCGCCGGTCTGTTGCTCCGGCATCGCTCCTGATGGTCGGGCCGTTCCCACCACCGCTGCACGGGCTCTCGAAAGTGAACGAGGCCGTGGCACAGGCGCTCCACTCGGCGGGGGTTGAGCCGGAGATCGAAGACACCGCCGCATCGACCCTCGACAGATCTCTGCCGGCTCGTTTGGGCAGGCTTGCGCTGGCGTTCGGCGGGCTGGCTCGTATGGCCAGAAGGAGGAACCTGCACGGAGGGACGCTGTACATGAGCGTCTCGGGCGGGTGGGGGAAGGTCTGCGAGGTCGGGTTCGTGCTGCTCGCGAGGCTGCGTGGGATGCGGGTGTTCCTGCACCATCACAGCTTCGCGTATTTGTCCCGGTACTCGCGGCTGGCGCGAGTGCTGGCTCTGGCTGCCGGGGAGCGGGCGGTGCACGTCGTGCAGTCGCCGGGGATGGCCGGGCTGATCGGCTCCATGTACGGTGTGGAGCGGGTGGTGCCCGTGTCGAACGCGGTCTTCCTGATGGGGGAGGAGCCGGAGGTAAGGGTGCGGAGATGCCTGCGGACGATCGGGTTCATCAGCAACATCGCGGAGGAGAAGGGAATCTTCGAGTTTCTGGACCTCGCGGAGGCCGTGCGGGAGGCTGATCTCCCGCTGCGGGTGCCGCTTGCTGGGCCGTTTCAGGATGCCCGGACGGAGCGGCTGGTGCGTGAGAGGCTCTCCGGGCTGCCGGAGGTGGAGTACGTGGGGCCCAGGTACGGCAGGGAGAAGGAGGAGTTCTTTGCCTCTATAGACGCGCTGATCTTCCCGACCCGTTACATTAATGAGGCAGAGCCGCTCGTTTGTCACGAGGCGATGAGCCGGGGCATACCGGTGATCGCCTGCGGGCGCGGGTGCATCCCGGAGATCGTGGGAGACGAATGTGGCCTGGTGGTGGACCCGGCGGAATCCTTCGTCCCGGGGGCGATGGCGCGGATCGAGGAGTGGGTTGGCGACCCGGTGGCGTTCGAGGCGGCGTCGCGGGCTGCGGCGCGGCGATTCCGGGAGATCTACGCCGACAACCAGCGGCGGTGGGAGGCGTTGCTGGCGGAGATGACGGGCAACGATACGGCCGGTCTGTCTGTGCCGGAGGAAAAGGGAGCATGGACGGGGTGATACCGTGCGCGAGCCGATAAACCTTGCTCAAGCTGGTCCGGGTAACTTCAAGCGCACCCGGAGCCGGTTCGTCGAGGCGCTCTGGATTCTGGTCGAGTTCCTGCTGGTCACGAACCCGCTGCAGGTGTCCTCCGGGGTGCGGGCGTGGGCGTTGCGGTTGTTCGGTGCCCGGATCGGGGCGGGTGTGATCCTGCGGCCCCGGCTGCGGGTGAAGTTTCCGTGGAACCTGGAGATAGGGGATAACTGCTGGATCGGGGAGGGTGTCTGGCTCCACAACCAGGGGCGGCTCACCATCGAGGAGAACGTCGTGGTCTCGCAGGAGGCCTTCATCACAACGGGCTCGCACGATGTCTACGAGACGATGGACCTCGTCATAAAGCCGGTCGTCATCCGGCGGGGTGCCTGGATCACGACGCGCTGCATCGTGCTGCAGGGGGTGGAGGTGGGGGAGAACGCGGTCGTCACCCCCGGGAGCGTGGTGCACCGCTCGCTGGATGCCGGCTGGATCTACGGCGGCAACCCGGCCCGGCCGATCCGCGAGCGGTGGCCGGGCGGGGTGCCCGAAGGATGATTCGAGGGCATC harbors:
- a CDS encoding WcaF family extracellular polysaccharide biosynthesis acetyltransferase produces the protein MREPINLAQAGPGNFKRTRSRFVEALWILVEFLLVTNPLQVSSGVRAWALRLFGARIGAGVILRPRLRVKFPWNLEIGDNCWIGEGVWLHNQGRLTIEENVVVSQEAFITTGSHDVYETMDLVIKPVVIRRGAWITTRCIVLQGVEVGENAVVTPGSVVHRSLDAGWIYGGNPARPIRERWPGGVPEG
- a CDS encoding glycosyltransferase family 4 protein → MFPYVVYWNNIPSPYMVERFNAVADRGSFEFEAWFNERTGPDRSWMVDESSWRFRYRYLPAFSIAGRRLRVPAPVFGRRPDILVSLYAEPVFLAGWIVARLRGAKTALWCQVTHDRWVVRRGWKNNVKRIVFSRVDATLGHGADSRNFAIKSGAHPDRAMCLPHVIDVEHYRNVSRASLAEREQLRRKLGLRGCTFVYVGRLWWGKGLDYLLDAFGEVQERSREPVSLLLVGDGPEEERLRRVCEERGIRNVVFAGFKQKPELPRYYAAADVFVFPTLGDPYGLVVDEAMACSLPVISTSAAGEIRDRVEEGVNGYMVPPEDGRALAERMLCLAGDAGLRRRMGERSYEKIDGHTPEKWAEDFEKIVFSLLHEKAP
- a CDS encoding glycosyltransferase family 4 protein; the protein is MTGWSMNFRLIGPLVSSEVLEGLPDNCRYDGISLPGGVAEAMRRSDIFVLPTLEDAYSLVVLEAMASGLPVVTTTNSGAGEITEDGRDGLIVPAGDASVLAGAIHRMVEEPELRFGLGDAARYKVEESYSWETYGEKVLSAIGGLDARVA
- a CDS encoding glycosyltransferase family 4 protein — protein: MVGPFPPPLHGLSKVNEAVAQALHSAGVEPEIEDTAASTLDRSLPARLGRLALAFGGLARMARRRNLHGGTLYMSVSGGWGKVCEVGFVLLARLRGMRVFLHHHSFAYLSRYSRLARVLALAAGERAVHVVQSPGMAGLIGSMYGVERVVPVSNAVFLMGEEPEVRVRRCLRTIGFISNIAEEKGIFEFLDLAEAVREADLPLRVPLAGPFQDARTERLVRERLSGLPEVEYVGPRYGREKEEFFASIDALIFPTRYINEAEPLVCHEAMSRGIPVIACGRGCIPEIVGDECGLVVDPAESFVPGAMARIEEWVGDPVAFEAASRAAARRFREIYADNQRRWEALLAEMTGNDTAGLSVPEEKGAWTG